The Mangifera indica cultivar Alphonso chromosome 8, CATAS_Mindica_2.1, whole genome shotgun sequence genome has a window encoding:
- the LOC123224269 gene encoding plant intracellular Ras-group-related LRR protein 5-like — MADISRDDPSPAFLRTFEDIMSLYRSLPPRPSIEEVEAALSVIKTVNTKEKTKLEEVSKEERPNNVPEEIFSILQQFKKNLVLFQSHEQRKEAQHLVEVHKYFGTFDELIQRASAFVSGDTQMEKVFYDDPVEKIEKECVISDESLVKRMEYDYQLEKDEFKGLVKSSSTKAAFFSGEVNKEKLSLMKMAAAIENAAKSGAIVLDLGGKLVDQIEWLPVSIGKLMDVVELNLSENRIMALPSSINGLKSLKKLDVHSNQLVNLPDTFGELINLTDLDLHANQLKSLPASFGNLVNLINVDLSSNQFSHLPETIGCLTSLKKMDVETNELEELPYTIGNCSSLVELRLDFNQLKALPEAIEKLECLQYLTLHYNRIKGLPTTIGNLSKLKELDVSFNELESIPESLCFVVSLKKLNVGKNFADLRALPRAIGNLEMLEELDISDDQIRVLPESFRLLSKLRVFHADETPLEVPPIQVAKLGAQAVVQYMADLVANKDAKSLPVKKKKGFWSRVFLIFWPFRSKPITSA, encoded by the exons ATGGCTGATATATCCAGAGATGATCCTTCACCGGCCTTTCTACGAACTTTTGAGGACATCATGTCGCTCTACAGATCACTGCCACCGCGGCCTTCCATTGAAGAAGTGGAAGCGGCTTTGTCTGTGATCAAAACAGTCAACACTAAGGAAAAAACTAAGCTTGAAGAAGTCTCCAAGGAGGAGAGGCCCAACAATGTTCCTGAAGAAATATTCTCCATTTTGCAACAGTTCAAAAagaatttggttttgtttcaGAGTCACGAGCAGAGGAAAGAGGCTCAGCACTTGGTTGAAGTTCACAAGTACTTTGGGACCTTTGATGAGTTGATTCAGAGGGCTTCTGCGTTTGTTTCTGGGGATACCCAGATGGAGAAAGTTTTTTATGATGATCCAGTTGAGAAAATTGAGAAAGAATGTGTGATCAGTGATGAGAGTCTGGTGAAGAGAATGGAATATGATTATCAATTGGAGAAAGATGAGTTTAAGGGCTTGGTGAAGAGTTCTTCCACTAAAGCTGCTTTCTTTTCAG GTGAAGTAAACAAAGAAAAGTTGAGTCTGATGAAGATGGCAGCTGCTATTGAAAATGCTGCTAAAAGTGGAGCAATTGTTCTTGATCTTGGAGGCAAGTTGGTAGACCAGATTGAGTGGCTTCCTGTGTCAATTGGAAAACTGATGGATGTTGTTGAATTGAACTTATCAGAAAACCGCATCATGGCTCTTCCATCCTCTATCAATGGTCTCAAGAGCTTAAAGAAGCTAGATGTCCATTCAAATCAACTTGTTAACCTTCCTGACACTTTTGGGGAACTCATCAATCTTACTGATCTTGACCTTCATGCAAACCAGTTGAAATCGTTACCAGCTTCTTTTGGGAACTTGGTCAACTTAATAAATGTTGATCTAAGTTCAAACCAGTTTAGCCATTTGCCGGAGACAATTGGTTGTTTGACCTCTTTGAAGAAAATGGATGTGGAAACAAATGAACTTGAGGAACTTCCTTACACAATTGGAAATTGTTCATCACTTGTGGAGCTAAGATTAGATTTCAATCAGCTAAAGGCTCTACCTGAGGCAATTGAGAAGCTTGAATGCTTGCAGTATCTCACTTTGCACTATAACAGAATCAAAGGGTTGCCGACAACCATCGGAAACCTCTCCAAATTAAAGGAACTTGATGTGAGCTTCAATGAGCTTGAGTCCATTCCCGAGAGCCTTTGTTTTGTAGTAAGCCTCAAGAAACTGAATGTGGGGAAGAACTTTGCAGATCTTAGAGCCTTGCCAAGAGCAATTGGAAATCTAGAGATGCTTGAGGAGTTGGATATTAGTGATGATCAGATCAGAGTTTTACCAGAATCTTTCAGATTATTATCAAAACTGAGAGTCTTTCATGCTGATGAAACTCCTTTAGAAGTTCCACCAATACAAGTAGCTAAATTGGGTGCTCAG GCTGTTGTTCAGTACATGGCTGACCTTGTTGCTAACAAGGATGCTAAATCTCTACcagtgaagaaaaagaaagggttTTGGTCCAGAGTTTTCTTAATCTTTTGGCCCTTTCGCAGCAAACCTATCACAAGTGCGTGA